Proteins encoded in a region of the Rutidosis leptorrhynchoides isolate AG116_Rl617_1_P2 chromosome 9, CSIRO_AGI_Rlap_v1, whole genome shotgun sequence genome:
- the LOC139869125 gene encoding uncharacterized protein yields the protein MAYVIDAKKEKKSITDIPVVSEFPEVFSDELPGLPPVREVEYKIELVPGTNPVAKAPYSRKKTGETVIFMRTEIVSDLIEQIRQVQAQALLEEILKTELMTKIKDQLTDDSRGLMTFKNRIWVPMLGDLRKLILNEAHKLRLTVHPGGTKMYNDLKPMYWWPTMKKYVSQLVERCHVCAQVKAELKKPRGSLQQLKISEWK from the exons atggcttatgttattgatgctaagaaAGAGAAGAAGTCAATAACCGATATTCCGGTAGTTTCAGAATTTCCTGAGGTATTTTCTGATGAGTTACCGGGGTTGCCGCcagtaagagaagtagagtataagattgagttggttccgggaacgAATCCAGTAGCTAAAGCTCCTTACAG TCGTAAGAAAACTGGGGAGACCGTAATATTTATGAGAACCGAAATAGTTTCAGACCTTATTGAACAGATAAGACAAGTTCAAGCCCAAGCTTTATTAGAAGAAATTTTAAAGACTgaattaatgaccaaaataaaagaTCAATTGACTGACGATTCCCGTGGACTTATGACAtttaagaaccgaatttgggtgcctatgcttggagatttaaggaaGTTGATCTTAAATGAAGCGCATAAATTGAGGTTGACTGTCCATCCGGGTGGTACCAAGATGTATAATGACTTAAAAccgatgtattggtggccaacaatgaagaaaTATGTTTCTCAATTGGTAGAAAGGTGTCATGTTTGCGCTCAGGTTAAAGCCGAACTCAAGAAACCCCGTGGTTCGTTACAGCAGTTGAAAATTTCAGAGTGGAAATGa